From Methanobacterium congolense, one genomic window encodes:
- a CDS encoding MFS transporter: MESTDSKKILMVLFLGVFIGSLDLGIVGPALPAIQSYFGVNERMGSWLFTIYILFLMIGTPLMAKLSDTYGRKTLYIVDVLLFAIGSLVTIFALSFEMILLGRAIQGFGAGGIFPVANAVIGDNFPPEKQGNAMGITSSVWGLSGVLGPVFGGLLLKYGWQWLFVINIPLSIFIIIASLYVLPKSKKINEVYFDWKGLSVLGVLVTCLAYGINQINTTNVLASLSSMEVLPFLFVALVLLPVLWKVENSAKDPLIQIDLFKSREVKLLGTFFIGTGLTQAATVFIPAFAVVALSLTTSNASLMVMPMAIAMAVGAPIVGKLLDSVGSKIIMIGGTSVLVVGLFIMGLFPESFYLFITAGVLIGVGMATVIGSPPRYIMIVESPPKHRASGQALININSSAGQLIGGALIGAIIGSQAGKMGGYQSAFMIMGCVAIVMTVLSLGLKSRAEQLETMKKHFENHYE, from the coding sequence ATGGAATCAACCGACAGCAAAAAGATCTTGATGGTACTCTTTCTTGGAGTTTTTATTGGGTCCCTTGATCTGGGTATTGTAGGCCCAGCACTGCCTGCAATCCAATCCTACTTCGGAGTGAACGAGAGAATGGGCTCCTGGCTCTTCACCATATATATCCTTTTTCTCATGATAGGAACACCCTTAATGGCAAAACTTTCAGATACCTATGGAAGAAAGACTCTTTACATAGTGGACGTTCTTCTATTTGCCATTGGTTCACTTGTAACTATATTCGCATTATCATTTGAAATGATCCTTCTTGGAAGGGCCATCCAGGGATTTGGAGCTGGAGGCATATTTCCCGTTGCAAATGCAGTCATTGGAGACAACTTCCCCCCAGAAAAACAGGGTAATGCAATGGGAATCACAAGTTCTGTATGGGGATTATCTGGAGTTTTAGGTCCAGTGTTCGGGGGATTACTCCTTAAATATGGTTGGCAATGGCTTTTCGTTATAAATATACCTTTGTCTATCTTCATAATAATTGCAAGTCTCTACGTACTCCCTAAAAGTAAAAAAATCAATGAAGTGTACTTCGACTGGAAGGGGCTCTCTGTACTGGGAGTGCTTGTAACTTGCCTTGCCTATGGAATTAACCAGATCAACACCACCAATGTACTGGCCAGTCTATCCTCCATGGAGGTTTTACCATTTTTATTTGTTGCTTTGGTACTGCTTCCAGTTCTTTGGAAGGTTGAAAACAGTGCAAAGGACCCTCTTATCCAGATAGACCTCTTCAAAAGCCGGGAAGTTAAACTCCTTGGAACCTTCTTCATTGGGACTGGATTGACCCAGGCTGCAACGGTTTTCATACCTGCATTTGCAGTGGTTGCCCTATCCCTAACAACCTCAAATGCCAGTTTGATGGTCATGCCAATGGCCATTGCAATGGCAGTTGGAGCACCCATCGTAGGAAAACTCCTGGACTCAGTTGGATCCAAGATCATCATGATAGGAGGTACATCAGTACTTGTAGTTGGCCTTTTCATCATGGGACTCTTCCCAGAATCATTCTACCTCTTCATAACTGCAGGTGTGCTCATTGGAGTTGGTATGGCCACGGTCATAGGTTCACCACCAAGGTACATCATGATCGTTGAGAGCCCACCAAAACACAGGGCATCAGGCCAGGCACTCATAAACATAAACAGCAGTGCAGGGCAGCTTATAGGTGGAGCACTCATCGGGGCAATAATAGGATCCCAAGCAGGGAAGATGGGAGGTTACCAGTCCGCCTTCATGATCATGGGGTGCGTTGCCATAGTAATGACGGTTCTCAGCCTTGGCCTTAAAAGCCGAGCTGAACAACTTGAAACCATGAAAAAACACTTTGAAAATCATTATGAATGA
- a CDS encoding endonuclease III domain-containing protein produces MSMKGSPHLIKIYQKLYDLYGPQGWWPLMDHEGSNPTKTGSLRGYHPENYELPEKDDEIYEIILGAILTQNTTWTSAEQALNNLNNLKAIKPEKLLELSDETLKAAIRCAGFLNQKATYLREVTRFFISLEGRTPNRKEILAVKGVGNETADSILLYAYKKPEFVVDAYTKRIFSHLGLIPEKAGYMEVKELFESTLPKDVPVYQEYHALIVEHAKRYYQKKPYGVEDPLKDYLV; encoded by the coding sequence ATGAGTATGAAAGGATCTCCTCACCTGATCAAGATATATCAAAAACTCTACGATCTCTACGGGCCACAGGGTTGGTGGCCTTTGATGGACCATGAGGGTTCAAATCCAACAAAAACCGGCTCATTGCGCGGGTATCATCCAGAAAACTATGAATTACCTGAGAAGGATGATGAGATCTATGAGATAATCCTTGGGGCCATACTGACCCAGAACACAACCTGGACATCAGCAGAACAGGCTTTAAACAACCTCAACAACCTGAAAGCCATAAAACCTGAAAAACTCCTGGAACTATCTGATGAAACACTTAAAGCTGCAATAAGATGTGCAGGATTCCTGAACCAGAAGGCAACGTATCTGAGGGAGGTTACAAGGTTCTTCATATCTCTGGAAGGCCGTACACCTAATAGAAAGGAGATTTTAGCTGTTAAGGGTGTGGGAAATGAAACCGCAGATTCAATACTCCTCTACGCCTACAAAAAACCTGAATTCGTTGTTGATGCCTACACCAAGAGGATATTCTCCCACCTTGGATTGATCCCGGAAAAGGCAGGTTACATGGAGGTTAAGGAACTCTTTGAATCCACTCTGCCAAAGGATGTTCCTGTTTATCAGGAGTACCATGCGCTGATAGTGGAACATGCAAAGCGTTACTATCAGAAGAAACCTTATGGTGTTGAGGATCCCTTGAAAGATTATTTAGTTTAA
- a CDS encoding SIR2 family protein: protein MKDNNHYGLKTENYVLSLLGALAKSEGKNLYIEYPFKEGKEYYISDGYAPEGILDLEGPTIIEVKTKIPNLKNFKLAKKILNSYPYIKTFLFVVPSQIDHQKRFDNYNNIILWDNNKIKEISNNYPEITFQYLDEGLPSFLKYDDESTIAQKTLERYSNFEFNENKEKYIEALKYAFKNDELTLFLGSGVSIDQGLPSDGSLRCDFHSICKNENCDKSFSKDTGLPNWKSLIQMLILDCLKSYDSKYAHKEELKEKFESYSNIIWANFVKKTFKKNFHKKIKEILYQGYEHSIKKDSHLNYISELCVSPRGRIGVYSIVTYNFDDALEFYLKNLGIPYKVISEEKNIPTNVEIPIYHVHGYIPKEISDDEFDWEKKPLIFAETEYYNLYKDPYSWQNLIQLNLLKEKTALFVGLSMDDPNLRRLLNISSRYSKGPKHYAILKDRWTFSDKKLSNIFRSLEESIFGELGVNIIWVKDYPEIDDVLSDIKKSIQI from the coding sequence GTGAAAGATAATAATCATTATGGCCTTAAAACTGAAAATTATGTATTATCTCTTCTTGGAGCTTTGGCAAAATCTGAAGGAAAAAATCTTTACATTGAGTACCCTTTTAAAGAGGGTAAAGAATATTACATTAGTGATGGATATGCGCCTGAAGGTATTTTAGATTTAGAAGGACCTACTATAATTGAAGTTAAAACAAAAATCCCGAATTTAAAAAATTTTAAATTAGCAAAAAAGATTTTAAATAGTTATCCCTACATAAAAACATTTCTTTTTGTAGTTCCTTCTCAAATTGATCATCAAAAACGATTTGATAATTACAATAATATTATTTTATGGGATAATAATAAAATAAAAGAAATTTCTAATAATTATCCTGAGATTACGTTTCAATATTTGGATGAAGGTTTACCTTCGTTCTTAAAATATGATGATGAATCCACAATAGCTCAAAAAACCTTGGAAAGATATTCAAATTTTGAATTTAATGAAAATAAAGAAAAATATATTGAAGCTTTGAAATATGCATTCAAAAATGATGAGTTAACACTTTTTTTAGGTTCGGGGGTAAGTATAGATCAAGGATTGCCAAGTGATGGATCTTTGAGATGTGATTTCCATTCCATATGTAAAAATGAAAACTGTGATAAAAGTTTCTCAAAAGATACAGGATTACCAAATTGGAAATCCTTAATTCAGATGTTAATTCTTGACTGTTTGAAAAGTTATGACAGTAAATATGCCCACAAAGAAGAATTAAAAGAAAAGTTTGAGTCTTATTCTAACATAATTTGGGCTAATTTCGTTAAAAAGACTTTTAAAAAAAATTTTCATAAAAAAATTAAAGAAATACTTTATCAAGGATATGAACATTCCATCAAAAAAGATTCCCATTTAAATTATATAAGTGAATTGTGTGTTTCTCCTCGTGGGAGAATAGGCGTTTATTCCATAGTAACATATAATTTTGATGATGCACTAGAATTTTACCTAAAAAATTTAGGTATCCCTTATAAGGTAATATCTGAAGAAAAAAATATTCCAACAAATGTCGAAATACCAATATATCATGTACATGGTTATATACCCAAAGAAATATCAGATGATGAATTTGATTGGGAAAAGAAACCTTTAATCTTTGCTGAAACGGAATATTACAATTTATATAAAGATCCTTATTCCTGGCAAAATTTAATTCAATTAAATTTATTAAAGGAAAAAACTGCCCTTTTTGTTGGTTTAAGTATGGATGATCCTAATTTACGACGTTTATTAAATATTTCTAGTCGATATTCCAAAGGCCCAAAACATTATGCGATTCTTAAAGATCGTTGGACATTCTCTGACAAAAAATTATCGAATATTTTCAGAAGCCTAGAAGAAAGTATATTTGGAGAATTAGGAGTAAATATAATTTGGGTTAAAGATTATCCAGAAATAGATGATGTATTAAGTGATATAAAGAAATCTATCCAAATTTAA
- a CDS encoding triphosphoribosyl-dephospho-CoA synthase, which produces MEPDYIAKAAQIASVLEVSGHPKPGNVHRTQDFDDMVFEDFLISGVVIGDIMRQTAERALKYVEPENFHKIGLGKQIKDAVIETNKWVANNTNLGIIMLLTPICAAAAMSTDLKNTRENVDVLMRATTPEDAVNLYDAISIADAGGMGERDELDVGSSKAKDELIEKGLNMYDVLEISAGWDRLAYELTNRMPVTFDVGYPTFKEVRSQNTLNHATVQTFLTILSHYPDTLIERKYGKNVAGDVSNGAKELLDAGGILAENGLEHVRAFDEMLVSKHLNPGTTADLTASSIMVSILGGSLGDNH; this is translated from the coding sequence TTGGAACCAGATTACATTGCAAAGGCTGCACAGATAGCATCTGTCCTGGAGGTCAGCGGACATCCAAAACCCGGAAACGTTCACAGAACCCAGGACTTCGACGACATGGTATTTGAAGACTTCCTAATAAGCGGAGTTGTCATAGGGGACATCATGAGACAAACAGCAGAGAGGGCTTTGAAGTACGTTGAACCTGAAAACTTCCATAAGATAGGTCTTGGAAAACAGATAAAGGATGCAGTCATTGAAACCAACAAGTGGGTTGCAAACAACACCAACCTTGGCATAATCATGCTCCTAACACCTATATGTGCTGCAGCAGCCATGAGCACAGACCTTAAGAACACAAGGGAGAACGTAGATGTTTTAATGAGGGCAACAACTCCTGAAGATGCTGTGAACCTCTACGATGCCATAAGCATAGCTGATGCAGGTGGTATGGGTGAGAGGGATGAACTTGACGTTGGAAGCAGCAAGGCAAAGGATGAACTCATTGAGAAGGGCCTTAACATGTACGATGTCCTTGAAATATCAGCTGGCTGGGACAGACTTGCATACGAACTCACAAACAGGATGCCAGTAACCTTCGACGTAGGATATCCAACATTCAAGGAGGTTAGATCCCAAAACACCCTCAACCATGCAACTGTCCAAACCTTCCTCACCATCCTCTCACACTACCCCGACACACTCATCGAGAGAAAGTACGGTAAAAATGTTGCTGGGGATGTATCAAATGGTGCAAAAGAGCTCCTGGATGCTGGTGGAATCCTTGCAGAGAATGGGCTGGAACATGTTCGAGCCTTCGATGAGATGCTAGTATCAAAGCACCTGAATCCCGGTACAACTGCGGATCTCACGGCATCATCCATCATGGTCTCGATCCTTGGGGGATCACTTGGGGACAATCATTAA
- the pheS gene encoding phenylalanine--tRNA ligase subunit alpha: MNDDKLKKVIDELHIYEKKVLKSLESFNYQSSPEAISESIDMDIKSVMSAAGSMASKDIIEVEKDVQEFAGLTDIGLDYSKNGLPEKQLLKALDKYGTISMDEMPEKSGMEAVDVKIAIGWLLRKRWASVDKGNVTITDEGKTALTTRDSDEELIDTLTQGKVNLQELGGDLKKSLKNLKKRKNIIKIDKKTSHTLKVLDKGMKLLDIGIEIREEATQLTHEQLKTGAWKSLHYRGYDINAEHPETFPGKMHPLQRIIEEIRAIFLNMGFTESGGNILESAFWNFDCLFQPQDHAAREMQDTFYVKNPRYAELPREELVERVGAVHENGGSTGSLGWKYPWNREIAKQTVLRTHTTCLSTRFLDENKPPLKMFSVGRVFRRETITYKHLPEFHQVEGIVAGEDITFKNLLGILKEFYKKLGFEVRFRPAYFPYTYLSTECEIYLPEKESWIELGGSGMFRPEVLEPLGIDVPVLAFGLGIERLAMIRYGISDIRMLYKSDIGWLRRLPVTQGVKLD; encoded by the coding sequence ATGAATGATGATAAACTTAAAAAGGTCATTGATGAACTGCATATTTACGAGAAGAAGGTTCTAAAAAGCTTAGAATCCTTCAATTACCAATCTTCACCAGAAGCCATATCAGAGTCCATCGATATGGACATAAAATCAGTTATGAGTGCAGCAGGTTCCATGGCATCCAAGGACATCATAGAAGTGGAAAAGGATGTTCAGGAATTTGCAGGACTAACAGATATTGGCCTGGACTACTCAAAAAATGGTCTGCCAGAAAAACAGCTCCTAAAAGCCCTTGATAAATATGGAACCATCTCAATGGATGAGATGCCAGAAAAATCAGGTATGGAAGCTGTTGATGTTAAAATAGCAATTGGTTGGCTTTTAAGGAAGCGATGGGCATCTGTTGATAAGGGAAACGTTACAATAACAGATGAAGGAAAAACTGCCCTCACCACAAGAGACAGCGACGAGGAACTCATAGATACCCTTACCCAGGGAAAGGTGAACCTCCAGGAACTTGGAGGAGACCTTAAAAAGTCCCTTAAGAACCTTAAAAAACGTAAGAACATAATCAAGATCGACAAAAAAACAAGCCACACACTCAAAGTCCTTGACAAGGGAATGAAACTCCTTGACATTGGTATTGAGATACGTGAAGAGGCAACCCAGCTTACACATGAACAGCTGAAAACAGGTGCATGGAAATCCCTCCACTACAGGGGTTACGATATAAATGCAGAGCATCCTGAAACGTTTCCAGGTAAGATGCACCCCCTCCAGAGGATAATCGAGGAGATACGTGCCATATTCCTTAACATGGGATTCACAGAGTCCGGAGGAAACATACTGGAATCTGCATTCTGGAACTTTGACTGCCTGTTCCAGCCTCAGGATCATGCAGCAAGGGAAATGCAGGACACATTCTACGTTAAAAATCCAAGATACGCAGAGTTGCCACGTGAAGAGCTTGTTGAAAGGGTTGGAGCTGTCCATGAGAACGGTGGATCCACAGGGTCTCTGGGATGGAAGTACCCATGGAACAGGGAGATCGCAAAGCAGACGGTGCTTAGAACCCACACAACCTGCCTTTCAACACGGTTTTTGGATGAAAACAAACCACCGCTCAAGATGTTCTCAGTTGGAAGAGTGTTCAGAAGGGAGACAATAACCTACAAACACCTACCCGAGTTCCACCAGGTTGAGGGAATTGTTGCAGGAGAGGATATAACCTTCAAGAACCTCCTTGGAATACTCAAGGAGTTCTACAAGAAGTTAGGATTTGAAGTTAGATTCAGACCAGCTTACTTCCCATACACCTACCTATCAACTGAGTGTGAGATCTACCTGCCTGAGAAGGAGAGCTGGATCGAGCTTGGAGGATCTGGAATGTTCAGACCGGAAGTTCTGGAACCATTGGGCATCGACGTACCAGTACTTGCATTTGGCCTTGGAATTGAGCGCCTTGCAATGATACGCTACGGTATAAGCGATATAAGGATGCTCTACAAGAGTGATATAGGATGGCTGCGAAGACTACCAGTTACTCAGGGTGTGAAATTGGATTAA
- a CDS encoding GNAT family N-acetyltransferase codes for MIIECSKCTLREWKHSDLENLVENANNLNIASNMRDGFPFPYTHEHGRQWIEIAKDNDCFFAITVKNEAVGGIGLTLGEDIERISAEVGYWLGEVHWGRGIISSALKGVVDYGFNELKLERIFAVPLEQNTASRRVLEKNGFDLEGILRNSVIKFDKIYNQTLYARIK; via the coding sequence ATGATAATTGAATGCAGTAAATGTACATTAAGAGAATGGAAACATTCTGACCTTGAAAATCTGGTTGAAAATGCCAACAACCTAAATATAGCCAGCAACATGAGGGATGGCTTTCCATTTCCATACACCCATGAACATGGCAGACAGTGGATAGAAATTGCAAAGGATAACGATTGTTTTTTTGCAATAACAGTTAAAAATGAAGCTGTGGGTGGTATTGGCCTTACTCTTGGTGAGGATATTGAAAGAATCTCTGCAGAAGTTGGTTACTGGTTGGGAGAGGTACACTGGGGAAGGGGAATTATATCCTCAGCCTTGAAGGGCGTGGTGGACTATGGTTTCAACGAGTTAAAACTTGAAAGGATATTTGCAGTTCCACTGGAACAAAACACTGCCTCAAGAAGAGTTCTTGAAAAAAATGGTTTTGATCTTGAGGGCATTCTAAGAAACAGTGTTATAAAATTCGACAAAATTTATAATCAAACATTGTACGCAAGAATTAAATAA
- the hemB gene encoding porphobilinogen synthase, translating to MQFPVTRMRRLRKTKQLRNILSETRLNPEDFIYPMYVKEGLEDGEKEHIDTIPGQYRYSVNDLVSEAKRLEDMGLRSVIIFGMPLSKDEKGSSAYAKDGIVQKTVKKLKEETDLIVITDVCMCQYTSHGHCGIIRNDEIVNDETLNYLSKIALSHAEAGADIVAPSDMMDGRVAAIRKTLDLNGHYDTIIMSYAAKYASSFYAPFRDAVCSAPSFGDRKTYQMNPTNSLEAMREVELDVEEGADMIIVKPAMPYLDIIKGVKDEFRMPTIGYQVSGEYSMLKAGIDAGYLTEASIHESLLSIKRAGADLIVSHFVPDFLEGLETCL from the coding sequence ATGCAGTTTCCAGTTACAAGAATGAGAAGGTTAAGGAAAACAAAACAGCTGAGAAATATTTTAAGTGAAACGAGGCTCAACCCAGAGGACTTCATATACCCCATGTACGTTAAGGAGGGACTTGAAGATGGCGAGAAGGAGCATATCGATACCATACCAGGCCAGTACAGGTACTCAGTAAACGACCTTGTCTCTGAGGCCAAGAGACTTGAGGATATGGGACTCAGATCTGTGATCATCTTTGGAATGCCCCTTTCAAAGGATGAGAAGGGATCATCTGCCTATGCAAAGGATGGAATAGTGCAGAAAACCGTCAAGAAACTTAAAGAAGAAACAGACCTCATAGTTATCACAGACGTGTGCATGTGCCAGTACACGTCCCACGGCCACTGTGGAATCATACGCAACGACGAGATAGTCAACGATGAAACCCTCAACTACCTCTCAAAGATAGCACTGAGCCATGCTGAGGCAGGTGCAGATATCGTGGCACCGTCTGATATGATGGACGGTAGGGTGGCTGCAATAAGAAAAACACTGGATCTGAACGGACACTACGACACCATAATAATGTCCTACGCAGCCAAGTACGCATCATCTTTCTATGCACCATTCAGGGATGCAGTGTGTTCAGCACCATCCTTTGGTGATAGAAAAACCTATCAGATGAACCCTACAAACAGCCTGGAAGCCATGAGGGAGGTTGAACTCGATGTGGAGGAGGGTGCAGACATGATCATAGTCAAACCTGCAATGCCTTACCTGGACATTATCAAGGGAGTTAAGGACGAATTCAGGATGCCAACGATTGGCTACCAGGTCAGCGGAGAGTACTCAATGCTCAAGGCAGGAATAGACGCAGGATATCTCACAGAAGCATCCATACATGAATCACTGCTTTCAATAAAGAGGGCTGGTGCAGATCTTATAGTGAGCCACTTCGTGCCTGATTTTCTGGAGGGACTGGAAACCTGCCTTTAA
- the aroC gene encoding chorismate synthase: MSGNTTGKMFKVTTFGSSHGTALGAVIDGCPAGLELNEEDIQAELNKRRPGTSKITTPRGETDQVQILSGVFQGRTDGTPIAAVVYNRDADSSAYEALKNTPRPGHGDYTWKARYGSYDYRGGGRGSGRVTIGHVIGGAVAKKLLKTRGIEVVAHVTQIGKIKANKVNINQIASKIQENPVRCADHVAASSMEELILDLKSQGNSVGGIVETLVLNAPAGLGDPVFDKLDADIAKALMAIGAVKGVEIGAGFESAELTGYEMNDEYYVSEEGIRTTTNQAGGILGGMSNGMPIVARMAVKPTPSISRPQKTVDIEKMEDTEIEIKGRHDPCICPRVTPVAEAAVAMVVVDHLIRAGFIGPTKI, from the coding sequence ATGTCAGGAAACACCACAGGTAAGATGTTCAAGGTTACAACCTTCGGTTCAAGCCACGGCACAGCACTGGGAGCAGTTATTGACGGCTGCCCTGCAGGACTGGAACTGAACGAAGAGGATATTCAGGCAGAACTCAATAAAAGAAGGCCAGGCACAAGTAAAATAACAACACCCAGGGGCGAGACAGACCAGGTGCAGATACTGTCAGGGGTCTTCCAGGGTAGGACAGATGGAACACCCATAGCCGCAGTTGTTTACAACAGGGATGCGGACTCCTCAGCCTATGAAGCCCTTAAGAACACACCAAGACCAGGCCATGGAGACTACACATGGAAGGCACGATACGGCTCTTACGACTACCGTGGAGGTGGAAGGGGCAGTGGCAGGGTAACAATAGGCCACGTTATAGGGGGAGCAGTTGCAAAGAAACTCCTGAAAACAAGGGGCATAGAAGTGGTTGCCCATGTAACCCAGATAGGAAAGATCAAGGCCAACAAGGTCAACATCAACCAGATAGCATCTAAGATCCAGGAAAATCCTGTTCGATGCGCAGACCATGTTGCAGCATCCTCGATGGAGGAATTAATTCTTGATCTGAAGTCCCAGGGAAACTCAGTTGGAGGTATCGTTGAAACACTTGTTCTGAACGCACCTGCAGGCCTTGGAGATCCGGTATTTGATAAGCTCGATGCTGACATTGCCAAGGCACTCATGGCCATAGGAGCAGTTAAAGGGGTTGAAATTGGAGCAGGATTTGAATCTGCAGAGCTCACAGGATACGAGATGAACGATGAATACTACGTATCTGAAGAGGGAATCAGAACAACAACCAACCAGGCAGGTGGAATCCTTGGAGGTATGTCCAATGGAATGCCCATCGTTGCACGCATGGCAGTTAAACCCACACCATCCATATCAAGACCCCAAAAAACAGTTGATATCGAGAAGATGGAAGATACTGAAATCGAGATAAAGGGAAGGCACGACCCCTGCATCTGTCCAAGGGTAACGCCTGTGGCTGAGGCTGCAGTTGCAATGGTTGTGGTTGATCATTTGATAAGAGCGGGTTTTATAGGGCCTACGAAGATATAA
- a CDS encoding TetR/AcrR family transcriptional regulator codes for MSTRERILMAATHLFQLKGYHATGLNEILRKSNAPKGSLYYYFPNGKEQLALESIELTKVFVEGLIREKLSRIDDPAEAIKSAIQEMAENLDTDESEKISLKSTKKVSVNLVALETFSSNENLRKACESAFDAWQNIYAEKLIQGGFSRQKAEKLSMVIQSMVEGAIVMSLTKKSDSPFLEVAEAIPSILTRR; via the coding sequence ATGAGCACACGCGAAAGGATACTCATGGCTGCAACACACCTTTTTCAGTTGAAAGGTTATCATGCAACAGGCCTGAACGAGATATTAAGGAAAAGTAACGCACCCAAGGGTTCCCTTTACTATTACTTCCCTAATGGAAAGGAACAGCTTGCCCTGGAATCTATTGAGTTGACCAAGGTATTCGTTGAGGGACTTATAAGGGAGAAACTTTCAAGGATAGATGATCCTGCTGAAGCCATTAAAAGTGCAATTCAAGAGATGGCTGAAAACCTGGACACCGATGAAAGTGAAAAAATTTCCCTTAAAAGTACTAAGAAGGTTTCTGTTAACCTCGTTGCACTTGAAACATTTTCAAGCAATGAAAATTTAAGAAAAGCCTGTGAATCTGCATTTGATGCATGGCAGAATATTTATGCAGAAAAACTGATTCAGGGAGGTTTTTCAAGGCAAAAGGCTGAAAAATTAAGTATGGTAATTCAATCAATGGTTGAAGGAGCCATAGTTATGTCCCTGACCAAAAAAAGTGATTCACCTTTTTTAGAGGTTGCAGAAGCCATTCCATCCATATTAACCAGAAGATAA
- a CDS encoding DHA2 family efflux MFS transporter permease subunit, with product MTLNSKENNFSINKNNTKKILFVILLGGFISMLNETALNIAFPHIMLEYSISAGTVQWLTTIYVLVSGIVFLISAFLIQRFSTRKLFLSSMVFLIIGTIVSGVSTNFPVLFAGRVIQAVGTGILVPLVFNSVLVLIPREKMGLVMGIVSLVVLSAPMFAPVLMGFLMGVMDWHWFFLMVLVFFVATTILGLSLLKNITETSHPKLDILSVILAAIGFTGIIMGFSGLGDYGLSLNVTIPMIIGVLSIIIFAMRQLSLEHPLLNLHVFKYPFFTIGIIINVFNVMVVFAVVILLPMYLQNALGSTSFIASLVMLPGSILNCFLPILSGHIYDKHGSRIVISSGLALMCISTIFLAHLSLSTTLISVLIINCALFIGSALLMSPNQTNTLGNLDPQDYASGSAIMTALQQIGGAIGSSLFVSFMTFGQQNYLQNIVNPSSTQEISGLISGVNFSFTIGAMLLGVVFVLSLFLKHGAKST from the coding sequence ATGACTTTAAATTCGAAGGAAAATAATTTCTCAATCAATAAAAATAACACTAAAAAAATCTTATTTGTAATTTTACTTGGCGGATTCATATCCATGTTAAATGAAACTGCCTTAAACATTGCATTTCCACATATAATGTTGGAGTACAGTATTTCAGCTGGAACTGTGCAGTGGTTAACCACAATATACGTTCTTGTTTCAGGTATTGTATTCCTTATCAGCGCCTTTCTTATTCAGCGTTTCTCAACAAGAAAATTATTCCTATCCTCCATGGTCTTTTTAATTATAGGAACCATTGTATCAGGAGTTTCAACGAATTTTCCAGTACTATTTGCTGGTCGTGTTATACAGGCAGTTGGAACGGGTATCCTTGTGCCTTTAGTATTTAACAGTGTGCTGGTGTTGATTCCAAGGGAAAAAATGGGATTGGTCATGGGTATTGTGAGTCTCGTTGTACTCTCTGCGCCCATGTTTGCACCGGTACTTATGGGATTTCTTATGGGAGTTATGGACTGGCACTGGTTCTTTTTAATGGTTTTAGTCTTTTTTGTGGCTACAACAATTTTAGGACTATCCCTCTTGAAGAACATCACAGAAACAAGCCATCCTAAACTGGATATTTTATCTGTTATCTTAGCTGCTATTGGATTCACTGGAATTATAATGGGTTTCAGTGGTCTGGGAGACTATGGATTAAGTTTAAATGTAACCATTCCCATGATCATTGGTGTTCTTAGCATCATAATATTTGCAATGCGCCAGTTAAGCCTGGAACATCCTTTACTCAATCTTCACGTCTTTAAGTATCCATTCTTCACGATAGGGATAATAATCAACGTTTTTAACGTTATGGTGGTTTTTGCGGTGGTGATCCTCCTTCCAATGTACCTGCAGAATGCACTTGGAAGCACATCCTTCATTGCCAGTCTTGTGATGCTGCCAGGAAGTATTTTAAACTGTTTCTTACCGATCCTATCCGGCCATATATACGATAAGCATGGAAGCAGGATCGTTATCAGTTCAGGTCTGGCCCTCATGTGTATCTCCACGATATTTTTAGCGCATCTTTCTCTTTCAACAACCCTTATAAGTGTGTTGATTATTAATTGTGCTTTATTCATAGGATCCGCCCTTTTAATGTCTCCAAATCAGACAAATACCCTGGGTAATTTGGATCCTCAGGATTATGCTTCGGGTTCAGCCATAATGACAGCGCTGCAGCAGATTGGAGGTGCAATAGGTTCATCCCTATTTGTCAGCTTCATGACATTCGGCCAACAGAATTATCTTCAAAACATCGTTAATCCAAGTTCAACACAAGAGATATCTGGATTGATATCCGGTGTGAACTTTTCATTCACGATAGGAGCCATGCTACTTGGTGTCGTATTTGTTCTGTCGCTGTTTTTAAAACATGGGGCAAAAAGCACATAA